Proteins co-encoded in one Streptococcus ruminicola genomic window:
- a CDS encoding FecCD family ABC transporter permease, translating to MTSKQKRASQLLLLLLSLLVIFLLSLSIGYANTSFIKVLQVFLGQADTTMSLIIFKIRLPRILACMLGGASLAMSGVLLQTLTKNPLADSGILGINAGAGLVIAMMVGVLDITNLTNLTLMPFLAMLGGFLTISIVYAVSHRKNQPIQPTRLIISGVGISSLLSGVMVSVVANLDIGKTDYVVSWLSGKVSGGNWQLLAIMSPLLGIIWGITVWRSYRLNMMMFSQETSITLGLDLKKERLWTLTLSTSLAAFSVVLVGNITFVGLLSGHITRRLFGNDHRIVLPASMLIGMILMLIADTIGRSLLVGTGIPTGLIISVIGAPYFLYLMIKTAT from the coding sequence ATGACGTCTAAGCAAAAACGAGCAAGCCAATTACTTCTCCTTCTTCTTAGCTTGCTAGTTATTTTCCTACTTTCTTTATCCATTGGCTACGCTAATACCTCCTTTATTAAAGTCCTTCAAGTCTTTTTGGGGCAAGCTGACACTACAATGTCTTTGATTATTTTCAAAATCAGGCTTCCTCGTATCTTAGCTTGTATGCTTGGTGGAGCTTCTCTTGCCATGTCAGGAGTCTTGTTGCAAACCCTAACTAAAAATCCTCTGGCTGATTCTGGAATTTTGGGAATTAATGCGGGAGCTGGCTTAGTCATTGCTATGATGGTTGGCGTGCTAGATATCACAAATCTTACTAACCTAACACTCATGCCTTTCTTAGCCATGCTTGGTGGTTTCTTAACAATCAGCATTGTCTACGCCGTTTCTCACCGTAAAAATCAGCCAATTCAACCAACTCGCTTAATCATTTCAGGTGTAGGGATATCAAGTTTGCTTTCAGGTGTTATGGTGTCTGTTGTTGCCAATCTTGATATCGGGAAAACCGATTATGTCGTCTCATGGTTAAGTGGCAAAGTAAGCGGTGGAAACTGGCAATTACTGGCTATCATGTCACCTCTTCTAGGGATTATTTGGGGAATAACTGTATGGCGCAGCTACCGTCTAAACATGATGATGTTTAGCCAAGAAACGAGCATCACTCTCGGTCTTGACCTAAAAAAAGAACGACTTTGGACTCTTACGCTCTCAACATCTTTAGCCGCATTTAGCGTTGTGCTGGTGGGGAACATTACTTTTGTCGGCTTACTTTCTGGTCACATCACGCGCCGCTTATTTGGAAATGACCACCGAATCGTCCTACCTGCTAGCATGCTGATTGGTATGATTTTAATGCTGATTGCAGATACCATCGGACGAAGCCTGCTTGTCGGGACAGGTATTCCAACAGGACTGATTATTTCAGTGATTGGAGCCCCTTATTTTCTTTATCTCATGATAAAAACAGCAACATAA
- a CDS encoding DUF1803 domain-containing protein, producing the protein MIIIFNPDKLTRQTFFKDLVNFLYQTDDVTLRQIKAKFQEVPKIDRLIEEYVQAGYIIRDNKRYTIGFELLNSLENISLDSQIFVDDESQIYAELKKLSFETRLDNETNDLVLVEKTSIARDELTLSNYFFKLAENLPMSKEQEVLFDLLGDVNPQYALKYMTTFLLKFARKDEVAQKRPDIFVEALEKLDYIRKNDQGKYQLNMTFDKETLIFTSK; encoded by the coding sequence ATGATTATCATTTTTAATCCAGATAAATTAACACGACAAACTTTTTTTAAGGATTTAGTTAACTTTTTGTATCAGACAGATGATGTGACCTTGCGTCAAATCAAAGCTAAATTTCAAGAAGTGCCAAAAATTGATCGTTTGATTGAGGAATATGTCCAAGCAGGTTATATTATCCGTGATAACAAACGCTATACAATTGGTTTTGAATTGCTTAACTCTCTTGAAAATATCAGTTTAGATAGTCAGATTTTTGTGGATGATGAGAGCCAAATATATGCTGAGTTGAAGAAACTTTCTTTTGAAACACGTCTAGATAATGAGACGAATGATTTGGTTCTTGTTGAAAAAACAAGCATTGCTCGAGATGAATTGACGCTTTCTAACTACTTTTTCAAACTAGCTGAGAATTTGCCAATGTCTAAAGAACAAGAAGTTCTGTTTGATTTACTTGGAGATGTTAATCCGCAATACGCTTTGAAATACATGACTACTTTTCTATTGAAATTTGCAAGAAAAGACGAAGTCGCTCAAAAACGACCAGATATTTTTGTGGAAGCTTTGGAAAAATTGGATTACATTCGCAAAAATGACCAAGGCAAATACCAATTGAACATGACATTTGATAAAGAGACGTTGATTTTTACAAGTAAATAA
- a CDS encoding YiiX/YebB-like N1pC/P60 family cysteine hydrolase, giving the protein MKLQDLQAGDLLFMRDNQAMSQAIQQATGQYSHVAIYFNQMIYHATRDKGVVRENLREFLLTHEQLVSVYRYPKINPDQVLVAAKALLGKPYNDSFYPDNGTYYCSQYIAEILPIFKTVPMQFGDDQHVISDFWQTYYDKLGLAVPLNQAGTNPSQLSQSEDLQYLGELHDYHF; this is encoded by the coding sequence ATGAAACTACAAGACTTGCAAGCTGGTGACTTGCTTTTTATGCGCGATAATCAAGCCATGTCCCAGGCAATCCAGCAGGCGACAGGACAGTACAGCCATGTTGCGATTTATTTTAATCAAATGATTTATCACGCGACAAGAGATAAAGGTGTTGTCAGAGAAAATCTTAGAGAGTTTTTGCTTACACATGAACAGCTTGTTTCGGTTTATCGCTATCCCAAAATCAATCCAGACCAAGTTCTGGTGGCAGCCAAGGCTTTACTTGGAAAACCTTATAATGATAGTTTTTATCCAGATAATGGCACTTATTATTGTTCGCAATATATTGCAGAAATTCTGCCAATTTTTAAGACCGTTCCCATGCAATTTGGCGATGATCAGCACGTGATTTCAGACTTTTGGCAGACCTATTACGATAAATTGGGACTTGCTGTGCCTTTAAATCAAGCAGGAACCAATCCCAGCCAGCTATCGCAATCAGAGGATTTACAATATTTAGGAGAATTACATGATTATCATTTTTAA
- the yaaA gene encoding peroxide stress protein YaaA — MKLLIPNAKELNTNQDAFANQALGTKSKYILEIMLDYSVEDLANFYKINPVKADQEWLRWHRLSDKEAKSYPAWLLYDGLMYRYMNRQQVSQAEQNYLDKHLRIATAFYGLIKPTELIAPHRLDFQGNLKINNTSLKQFWREDYDKDVQDDDLIISLLSSEFEQVFSPNIRKRMIKVIFMENRSGKLKIHSTISKKGRGRLVSLMAEKQIETIEDIKNLTFDGFSFAKDHSDDKTITFIREEE; from the coding sequence ATGAAATTACTTATCCCTAACGCTAAAGAATTAAATACTAATCAAGATGCTTTTGCCAACCAAGCCTTAGGAACTAAAAGCAAATATATTCTTGAGATCATGCTAGATTACTCTGTAGAAGATTTGGCTAATTTTTACAAAATCAATCCAGTCAAGGCTGACCAAGAGTGGCTGCGCTGGCACCGCTTATCAGACAAAGAAGCAAAAAGCTACCCTGCTTGGCTCTTATATGATGGGCTGATGTATCGCTATATGAACCGTCAGCAAGTCAGCCAAGCTGAACAAAACTACCTCGATAAGCACCTTCGCATTGCAACAGCTTTTTACGGTCTAATCAAACCGACAGAGCTGATTGCACCACACCGACTTGACTTTCAAGGCAATCTCAAAATCAACAATACCTCATTAAAACAATTCTGGCGAGAAGATTATGACAAAGACGTTCAAGATGATGACCTTATCATCTCACTTCTATCATCAGAATTCGAACAGGTCTTTTCACCCAACATTCGTAAGCGCATGATAAAAGTCATCTTTATGGAAAATCGATCTGGCAAACTCAAAATCCACTCAACCATTTCTAAAAAAGGAAGAGGACGTTTGGTTTCACTCATGGCTGAAAAGCAAATTGAAACCATCGAAGATATCAAAAACTTAACTTTCGACGGTTTCTCATTTGCCAAAGACCATTCAGATGACAAAACCATCACCTTTATCCGAGAGGAAGAATAA
- a CDS encoding DUF6287 domain-containing protein → MKKRILLIILALLVLSACSHKNKNQKVPGNWYTGSSSSTSASDKKETSDNSIYDVVLEKLRTDTSDTPATHYAYYDIDGNGQDELFSGRYWESTGTIEFAALYYDNNGVADYLAQSYVASSGGYREAANIYTDGTVITAKWMSTGTQMEDTQYQLRADNSGVDVIKNANVPIGRDVELSDYFDIKGKKEFDFSILDWQELSPNKTQSSYDINTEQILYGNYESIAGTWVNGRGQILNISSDGMLGDDAKIFSVSRNNQGLVFLAAGSIDGTPGGIAIGLFPIGVENPLGDYSDISKPRLVAGQQFVDFPAEAYYYRK, encoded by the coding sequence ATGAAAAAGAGAATTTTATTAATTATTCTTGCTCTGCTAGTTTTAAGCGCATGTTCTCATAAGAATAAAAATCAGAAAGTACCAGGAAATTGGTACACTGGCTCATCTTCATCCACTTCGGCATCTGATAAAAAAGAAACTAGTGATAATAGTATTTATGATGTTGTGTTAGAAAAACTTAGAACTGATACAAGTGATACCCCAGCAACACATTATGCTTATTATGATATTGATGGAAATGGACAGGATGAACTATTTTCTGGACGGTATTGGGAGTCTACGGGAACAATTGAATTCGCCGCTCTTTATTATGATAATAACGGAGTAGCTGACTATTTGGCACAAAGTTATGTTGCATCAAGTGGTGGTTATCGAGAAGCTGCAAATATTTATACAGATGGAACGGTTATTACAGCTAAGTGGATGTCAACAGGAACTCAAATGGAAGACACTCAATATCAACTGAGAGCAGACAATAGCGGTGTTGATGTAATAAAAAATGCTAATGTACCTATTGGGAGAGATGTAGAGTTGTCGGATTACTTTGACATCAAGGGGAAAAAAGAGTTTGATTTTAGTATTTTGGATTGGCAGGAACTATCACCAAATAAAACTCAATCTTCGTATGATATTAATACCGAACAAATCCTTTATGGAAATTATGAATCAATTGCTGGGACATGGGTTAATGGTAGAGGACAGATTTTGAATATAAGTTCTGATGGTATGCTTGGTGATGATGCTAAGATATTTTCAGTGTCAAGAAATAATCAAGGACTAGTATTTTTAGCTGCGGGTTCTATAGATGGAACACCGGGAGGAATTGCTATTGGATTATTTCCGATTGGTGTAGAAAATCCATTAGGAGATTATTCAGACATTTCTAAACCAAGATTAGTAGCAGGTCAGCAATTTGTCGATTTTCCTGCAGAAGCATATTATTATAGAAAATAG
- a CDS encoding DUF6287 domain-containing protein, which translates to MKKVIFLFCCFILIGCHQQSNDSKGKTSHGTREVVESKNVTKEKKDYSDWFLDYRYYYVASNTSTLMTCGISLNNDGTATLCRAGAELMAFNAGNPLKGQYTIEDYEDSNTVQTYVTSGDMTVNGEEPSRVELVPSVKITIDIPEQELQRVNGNVNSVKDETKVVLYGYTNDDGNKVLTTDEEVKSALQVYFHAKPEKANYVVSVDVLNLRLKPSLSADVVTKKQKGDILQVLDYVSGESVDNNSTWWEVNIDGQKCYAWSGALKTQSAYNAELESANDINLAEIKDENYESLAGTWRNGKGDTLVIRADGSVTSTVSGNTGEESLQGAFRYENDGIPYIGMGNGFTGGLLALFKVGFENPSGDKSDISKPRIVPTQNGVYHLSNDYYYYRQ; encoded by the coding sequence ATGAAAAAAGTCATCTTTTTATTTTGTTGCTTTATTTTAATTGGGTGTCATCAACAATCAAATGATAGTAAAGGAAAAACAAGCCATGGCACAAGAGAAGTTGTCGAGTCTAAGAATGTAACAAAAGAGAAAAAAGATTATTCTGATTGGTTTTTAGATTATCGTTATTATTATGTTGCATCAAATACTTCAACCTTGATGACATGTGGGATAAGCTTAAATAATGATGGTACTGCAACTTTATGTAGAGCTGGCGCAGAATTGATGGCATTCAATGCTGGGAACCCTTTAAAAGGACAGTATACAATTGAAGATTATGAGGATTCTAATACTGTACAAACTTATGTTACATCAGGGGATATGACTGTAAATGGAGAAGAACCTAGTCGAGTAGAACTTGTTCCAAGTGTTAAAATCACGATAGATATTCCTGAGCAAGAACTTCAACGTGTTAATGGCAACGTTAATTCTGTAAAAGATGAAACCAAGGTAGTGCTTTATGGTTATACTAATGATGATGGTAATAAAGTATTAACAACAGATGAAGAGGTAAAATCAGCATTACAAGTTTATTTTCATGCTAAACCTGAAAAAGCTAACTATGTTGTTAGTGTAGATGTATTGAACTTACGTTTAAAACCAAGCTTATCAGCTGATGTTGTTACTAAAAAACAAAAGGGTGATATTCTTCAAGTATTAGATTATGTTAGTGGAGAATCAGTTGATAATAACTCAACTTGGTGGGAAGTTAATATTGATGGTCAGAAATGTTATGCTTGGTCTGGTGCTCTAAAAACTCAATCAGCTTATAATGCTGAGCTAGAATCAGCCAATGATATTAATTTGGCAGAGATAAAGGATGAAAACTACGAATCACTTGCTGGAACATGGCGTAATGGAAAAGGTGATACTCTTGTTATTCGAGCTGATGGATCTGTTACTAGTACAGTAAGTGGGAACACAGGTGAAGAAAGCTTGCAAGGTGCTTTTAGATATGAAAATGATGGCATTCCTTATATAGGAATGGGGAATGGTTTCACTGGTGGTTTATTGGCGTTATTTAAAGTTGGGTTTGAAAACCCATCGGGAGATAAGTCTGATATTTCTAAACCCCGAATTGTACCAACACAGAATGGTGTTTATCATTTATCTAATGATTACTATTATTATCGTCAATGA
- a CDS encoding manganese-dependent inorganic pyrophosphatase produces MSKILVFGHQNPDSDALGSSIAYAYLKRELGVDAEAVALGTPNEETTFALNYFGVEAPRVVESAKAEGADQVILTDHNEFQQSISDIRDVEVVEVIDHHRVSNFETANPLYMRLEPVGSASSIVYRLYKENGVAIPKEMAGLLLSGLISDTLLLKSPTTHATDPAVAADLAEIAGVNLEEYGLALLKAGTNLATKSAEELIDIDAKSFELNGNQVRVAQVNTVDINEVLERQSEIEAAMTAAISANGYSDFVLMITDILNSNSEILALGANMDKVEAAFNFKLENNHAFLAGAVSRKKQVVPQLTESFNA; encoded by the coding sequence ATGTCTAAAATTTTAGTTTTTGGTCACCAAAATCCAGACTCTGATGCGCTTGGTTCATCAATCGCATACGCATACTTGAAACGTGAACTTGGTGTAGATGCTGAAGCTGTTGCTCTTGGAACTCCAAATGAAGAAACAACTTTTGCATTGAACTACTTTGGTGTAGAAGCACCACGCGTTGTTGAATCAGCAAAAGCTGAAGGTGCTGACCAAGTTATTTTGACAGACCACAACGAATTTCAACAATCAATCTCAGATATCCGCGATGTTGAAGTTGTTGAAGTAATTGACCACCACCGTGTCTCTAACTTTGAAACTGCTAACCCACTTTACATGCGTTTAGAACCAGTTGGTTCAGCTTCATCAATCGTTTACCGTCTCTACAAAGAAAACGGTGTTGCTATTCCTAAAGAAATGGCTGGTTTGCTTTTGTCTGGTTTGATTTCAGATACACTTCTTCTTAAATCACCAACAACTCACGCAACTGACCCAGCTGTTGCTGCTGACTTGGCAGAAATCGCAGGCGTTAACCTTGAAGAATACGGTTTGGCATTGCTTAAAGCTGGTACAAACTTGGCAACAAAATCTGCTGAAGAATTGATTGATATCGATGCAAAATCATTTGAACTTAACGGAAACCAAGTTCGTGTTGCACAAGTTAACACAGTTGACATCAACGAAGTTCTTGAACGTCAATCAGAAATCGAAGCTGCTATGACAGCTGCAATCTCTGCTAACGGTTACTCTGACTTTGTTCTTATGATTACAGATATCCTTAACTCAAACTCAGAAATTTTGGCACTTGGTGCTAATATGGATAAAGTTGAAGCTGCCTTCAACTTCAAACTTGAAAACAACCACGCATTCCTTGCTGGCGCTGTTTCACGTAAAAAACAAGTTGTCCCACAATTGACTGAAAGCTTCAACGCTTAA
- the pflA gene encoding pyruvate formate-lyase-activating protein, with protein sequence MTEIDYGKVRGMIHSTESFGSVDGPGVRFVIFMQGCKMRCQYCHNPDTWALETNNSRERTVDDVLAEALRYRHFWGENGGITVSGGEAMLQIEFVTALFTKAKELGIHCTLDTCGFTFRDTPEYHEIVDKLLAVTDLVLLDLKEINPKQHIVVTRQPNTNILAFARYLSDKGVPVWIRHVLVPGLTDFDEDLIELGKFVETLKNVDKFEILPYHTLGEFKWRELGIPYTLEGVKPPTRERVQNAKKLMHTESYTDYMKRIHH encoded by the coding sequence ATGACTGAAATAGATTACGGAAAAGTGAGAGGAATGATTCATTCAACAGAAAGTTTTGGTTCTGTGGATGGTCCTGGTGTTCGCTTTGTCATTTTTATGCAAGGCTGCAAGATGCGTTGCCAATATTGTCACAATCCAGATACTTGGGCATTAGAGACAAATAATTCTCGTGAACGCACTGTTGATGATGTTTTAGCAGAAGCTTTGCGTTATCGACATTTCTGGGGTGAAAATGGTGGGATTACCGTTTCAGGTGGTGAAGCCATGTTGCAAATTGAGTTTGTAACAGCCCTTTTTACCAAGGCTAAAGAATTAGGAATTCATTGCACGCTTGATACGTGTGGTTTTACGTTCCGAGATACGCCTGAATATCACGAAATTGTGGATAAGTTACTAGCTGTGACGGATTTAGTTCTTTTAGATTTAAAAGAAATCAATCCTAAACAACACATTGTTGTAACACGTCAACCCAATACTAATATTCTAGCTTTTGCTCGTTATTTGTCTGATAAGGGTGTTCCAGTCTGGATTCGTCATGTCTTGGTTCCAGGATTGACCGATTTTGATGAAGACTTAATTGAGCTAGGGAAATTTGTTGAAACGTTAAAAAACGTGGATAAATTTGAAATTTTGCCTTATCATACCTTGGGTGAATTCAAGTGGCGTGAATTGGGAATTCCTTATACCCTTGAAGGGGTTAAACCACCGACTAGAGAACGTGTCCAAAATGCTAAAAAGCTTATGCATACAGAGTCTTACACAGACTACATGAAACGCATTCATCACTAG
- a CDS encoding hemolysin family protein produces MEDPSQNLVLQFVLLLILTLLNAFFSASEMALVSLNRSRVEQKAEEGNKKYIRLLSVLEKPNNFLSTIQVGITFIGLLQGASLSASLGSVIASWFGNFAWAQTAGSIISLVFLTYISIVLGELYPKRIAMNLKENLAVISAPIIIFIGKIVSPFVWLLSASTNFLSRITPMTFDDADEKMTRDEIEYMLTNSEETLDAEEIEMLQGVFSLDELMAREVMVPRTDAFMIDINDDTQENIQEILKRHFSRIPVYDDDKDKIIGVLHTKRLLAAGFSEGFDNIVLRKILQEPLFVPETIFVDDLLRQLRNTQNQMAILLDEYGGVAGIVTLEDLLEEIVGEIDDETDKAEQCVREIGEDTYIVLGTMTLNDFNDYFDLDLDSDDVDTIAGFYLTGVGNIPSQDSRESFEIDSKEKHLVLTNDKVKDGRVTKLKVVISDIEQTPEED; encoded by the coding sequence ATGGAAGACCCGAGTCAGAATTTAGTATTGCAATTTGTTTTATTGTTAATTTTGACCTTATTAAACGCCTTTTTCTCAGCTTCTGAGATGGCTTTAGTGTCTTTAAATCGTTCACGTGTTGAACAAAAAGCAGAAGAAGGAAATAAAAAATATATCCGTCTTTTGTCTGTCCTAGAAAAACCAAATAACTTTTTATCAACGATTCAAGTTGGGATTACTTTTATCGGACTTTTACAAGGGGCTAGTTTGTCAGCTTCACTAGGCAGTGTTATTGCTTCATGGTTTGGTAATTTTGCTTGGGCACAGACTGCGGGAAGCATCATTTCTCTTGTCTTTTTGACTTACATTTCGATTGTTCTTGGTGAGCTTTATCCAAAACGTATCGCGATGAACCTCAAAGAAAATCTTGCCGTCATTTCTGCTCCGATTATTATTTTTATTGGAAAAATTGTTAGTCCGTTTGTATGGTTGCTTTCAGCTTCAACGAACTTTTTATCACGTATTACGCCGATGACATTTGATGATGCTGATGAAAAAATGACACGTGATGAAATTGAATACATGCTGACAAATAGCGAAGAGACTTTGGATGCAGAGGAGATTGAAATGCTTCAAGGTGTCTTCTCACTTGATGAATTGATGGCGCGTGAAGTCATGGTACCACGTACAGATGCTTTCATGATTGACATCAATGATGACACGCAAGAAAACATTCAAGAAATTCTGAAAAGACACTTTTCACGTATTCCCGTCTATGATGACGATAAGGATAAGATTATTGGTGTCCTTCACACTAAACGTTTGTTAGCTGCTGGTTTCAGCGAAGGTTTTGATAATATTGTTTTGCGTAAAATCTTGCAAGAACCTTTGTTTGTTCCTGAAACGATTTTTGTTGATGATTTGTTGCGTCAATTGCGAAACACTCAAAATCAAATGGCAATCTTACTTGATGAATATGGTGGTGTTGCAGGAATTGTAACCCTTGAAGATTTGCTTGAAGAAATTGTCGGTGAAATTGATGACGAAACCGATAAAGCAGAACAATGTGTTCGTGAAATTGGTGAAGATACTTATATTGTCCTTGGTACAATGACCTTGAATGATTTCAATGATTACTTTGACCTTGATTTAGATAGTGATGATGTCGATACTATTGCTGGATTCTATTTGACAGGAGTTGGTAACATTCCAAGTCAGGATAGTCGTGAAAGCTTTGAAATTGATTCAAAAGAAAAACACCTTGTTTTAACAAATGATAAAGTAAAAGATGGTCGTGTGACGAAATTGAAAGTTGTCATTTCTGATATAGAACAGACCCCTGAGGAAGACTGA
- a CDS encoding PTS sugar transporter subunit IIA, whose amino-acid sequence MNQTTHASKDLKKSAATSRISYAFGAFGHDIFYATLSTYFITFITSHLFNTGDAAQNNRMVLYITQIIAGLRIVELIIDPFIGNMIDNTKTRWGKFKPWVVAGGTISSLALLILFTDMGGLNKTNPVLYLIIFAFIYIMMDIFYSFKDIGFWSMVPALSFSSEEREKTATFARIGSTIGGNIVSVVIMPIVLFFSLHRNGGAGDNRGWFWFAFIVALLGVLTVLAVAFGTHEIESDLRRNTEKTGFKDVLKVLTKNDQLMAIALSYVLYTTGISILNASELYYFTYIMGHAAQFSILGTINTVVGLLSVSLFPQLAGKLNRRNLFFACIAVMLCGIGLFSVAGTSLALVLLAAELFFIPQPLVFLVVLMIITDCVEYGQWKLGHRDEALTLSVRPLLDKFGGAISNLVIGAAAVAAGMTTGATADSITKAGIISFKLHVFALPFALIILSSLVFFFRVKLTEEKHAEIVEELERTWGHEYIEDEVETDGGLNISAPISGQLIALSDVDDPIFAKEGLGKGFAIKPSDGCVYAPFDAMVRQVFTTRHAVGLVSEDGIVLLIHIGIGTVKLKGTGFVSYVVEGEHVKKGDKLIEFWDPAIKKAGLDDTVIVTVTNSHVFNDFVMKAPAGTNVQAGDDVLTLN is encoded by the coding sequence ATGAATCAAACGACTCATGCAAGCAAAGATTTGAAAAAATCTGCAGCTACTTCACGCATTTCATATGCTTTTGGGGCATTTGGTCACGATATTTTTTATGCGACCTTGTCAACATACTTCATCACTTTTATTACCTCACACTTATTTAATACTGGTGATGCAGCACAAAATAATCGCATGGTTTTGTATATCACTCAGATTATCGCAGGTTTGCGTATTGTTGAATTGATTATTGACCCTTTTATTGGAAATATGATTGACAATACAAAGACACGCTGGGGAAAATTCAAACCATGGGTAGTAGCTGGTGGTACAATCAGCTCACTTGCTTTATTGATTTTATTTACTGATATGGGTGGACTTAACAAGACAAATCCAGTGCTTTACTTGATTATCTTTGCTTTCATCTATATCATGATGGATATTTTTTATTCTTTTAAAGATATTGGTTTTTGGTCAATGGTTCCAGCACTATCATTTAGCTCTGAAGAACGTGAAAAAACAGCAACTTTTGCTCGTATTGGTTCAACTATTGGTGGTAATATTGTTAGTGTTGTGATTATGCCAATCGTTCTTTTCTTCTCACTTCATCGTAATGGCGGTGCTGGTGATAATCGTGGTTGGTTCTGGTTTGCCTTTATTGTGGCTTTGTTGGGTGTGTTAACTGTTTTGGCTGTAGCCTTTGGTACACATGAAATTGAGTCCGACCTTCGTAGAAATACTGAAAAAACAGGCTTCAAAGATGTTCTTAAAGTCTTAACTAAAAACGACCAATTAATGGCGATTGCTTTGTCATATGTCTTGTATACAACTGGGATTAGTATTTTAAATGCTTCTGAATTGTATTACTTCACTTACATCATGGGACACGCAGCTCAATTTTCAATCTTAGGTACGATTAATACAGTTGTCGGTTTGCTTTCAGTTTCTCTTTTTCCACAATTAGCTGGAAAATTGAATCGTCGTAATTTGTTCTTTGCTTGTATCGCTGTAATGCTTTGCGGTATTGGTCTCTTTTCAGTAGCTGGAACATCACTAGCTCTTGTTTTACTTGCTGCTGAATTATTCTTTATTCCCCAACCTCTTGTTTTCCTTGTGGTCTTGATGATTATCACAGACTGTGTGGAATATGGTCAATGGAAACTTGGTCACCGTGATGAAGCTTTGACCTTGTCAGTTCGTCCTTTGTTGGATAAATTTGGTGGTGCTATTTCAAATCTTGTCATTGGTGCAGCAGCGGTTGCTGCTGGGATGACAACAGGTGCGACAGCTGATTCCATTACAAAAGCAGGAATCATTTCTTTCAAACTTCATGTCTTTGCTTTACCATTTGCTTTGATTATTTTAAGTAGTTTGGTTTTCTTCTTCCGTGTTAAATTAACTGAAGAAAAACACGCTGAAATTGTTGAAGAACTTGAACGTACTTGGGGACACGAATACATCGAAGATGAGGTCGAAACAGATGGTGGCCTGAACATCTCAGCTCCAATTTCAGGTCAACTGATTGCCTTGTCAGATGTAGATGACCCAATCTTTGCAAAAGAAGGACTTGGTAAAGGATTTGCCATTAAACCAAGCGATGGTTGTGTTTATGCGCCGTTTGATGCAATGGTTCGTCAAGTCTTTACCACTCGCCACGCTGTTGGTTTGGTTTCTGAAGATGGTATTGTCTTGTTGATTCACATTGGTATTGGAACCGTGAAACTAAAAGGAACAGGATTTGTTTCTTATGTGGTTGAAGGAGAGCATGTTAAAAAAGGTGATAAATTGATTGAATTCTGGGATCCAGCAATCAAAAAAGCTGGACTTGATGATACGGTTATTGTCACTGTCACAAATTCACATGTCTTTAATGACTTTGTGATGAAAGCTCCTGCTGGTACAAACGTACAAGCTGGTGATGATGTGTTGACCTTGAACTAA